The following coding sequences lie in one Chitinivibrionales bacterium genomic window:
- a CDS encoding SLBB domain-containing protein translates to MVLKMVSKTILIISFLTTFSIYAVEPSDVSKLETFENQKINPNTYSSSAHAFSSPPDLINSINPDQYFIGGGDVFFISVIGNSSIQYTGTVNQQCELYVPALGIIKLGKMSLAEAKKQIANYVQVKLKKANNIYVELIEIKKVAVSINGAVANPGTYSFSGAFRLLDALRAANNGALPSYNDCNYREVVYMTSDSIEAIDLFEYLLKNNIRSNPYLYPGSSINISYATRHAIINAPIKSIVGGWVPIKEKEILSELLSFFKFDASADTSKILFQSTAADNQNSARTISWNDAASIHLQDRDIITILQKKNYSVMPMASVTGEVASPGSFPMIRDSTTAKDLLELAGGVTVYGDKSRAAIVRHSKIEGSDSAKILSLSKIQAMGIRPEINAGLSKMTLLEDYSIIELTESNYSIKLCPNDNIVVPRKDNFVYVSGNVKLPGAYEYRSGKSFVYYINLAGGYTNKADRTNVFGIRNYSNVSQIIDLSQIRSADIIVVPDSQEAKFLTIILLPILQTVATIISVVLALYTVAHH, encoded by the coding sequence ATGGTTTTAAAAATGGTATCGAAAACAATTTTAATTATAAGTTTTTTGACCACTTTCTCTATTTATGCTGTTGAACCCTCTGACGTTTCGAAGTTGGAAACTTTTGAAAATCAAAAAATAAATCCAAACACCTATAGCTCTTCTGCCCACGCCTTTAGTTCTCCTCCCGATCTTATTAATTCAATCAATCCCGATCAATATTTTATTGGCGGAGGCGATGTTTTTTTCATTTCGGTCATTGGGAATTCATCGATCCAATATACCGGAACAGTCAATCAGCAATGCGAATTATATGTTCCCGCATTAGGCATCATTAAGCTGGGGAAAATGTCCCTCGCCGAAGCAAAAAAACAAATTGCTAACTATGTTCAAGTGAAATTAAAAAAAGCCAACAATATTTACGTTGAATTAATAGAAATAAAAAAAGTAGCTGTTTCAATAAACGGCGCAGTTGCCAATCCCGGGACTTATTCTTTTTCCGGAGCCTTTAGGCTGCTTGATGCCCTTCGCGCGGCCAACAACGGCGCCTTGCCTTCTTATAACGATTGTAACTATCGGGAAGTAGTATACATGACAAGTGATAGCATTGAAGCGATTGATTTATTCGAATATTTATTGAAAAATAATATTAGGTCAAACCCGTACCTTTATCCGGGCAGTAGTATAAATATCTCTTATGCCACTCGTCATGCAATAATCAACGCGCCAATAAAATCAATTGTTGGGGGATGGGTTCCGATAAAAGAAAAGGAGATTCTTTCCGAGCTTCTGTCCTTTTTCAAATTTGATGCCTCGGCTGACACGTCAAAGATTCTCTTTCAAAGCACCGCAGCCGACAACCAAAATTCCGCTCGTACCATCTCTTGGAATGATGCGGCTTCAATCCATTTACAAGACAGAGATATTATTACGATTTTACAGAAGAAGAATTACTCTGTTATGCCTATGGCTTCCGTCACTGGTGAAGTCGCCAGTCCAGGTTCATTTCCAATGATAAGGGATTCGACAACCGCAAAAGACCTATTAGAACTGGCTGGAGGGGTTACGGTCTATGGTGATAAAAGCCGGGCGGCGATTGTGCGGCACAGCAAAATCGAGGGGTCCGATTCTGCGAAAATCCTGTCATTGTCAAAAATCCAAGCGATGGGAATTCGTCCGGAAATAAATGCGGGACTTTCAAAGATGACATTATTGGAGGATTATTCGATAATTGAATTGACAGAATCGAATTATTCAATAAAACTCTGCCCAAATGATAATATTGTAGTTCCGCGAAAGGACAATTTTGTTTATGTAAGTGGAAACGTCAAGTTGCCCGGGGCATATGAATATCGTTCGGGCAAATCTTTTGTCTACTATATCAATTTGGCGGGAGGATATACCAATAAAGCGGACAGGACCAATGTTTTTGGAATCCGCAATTACAGTAACGTTTCGCAAATAATTGACCTCAGCCAAATCCGTTCTGCGGATATAATTGTGGTACCCGACTCCCAGGAGGCCAAATTTTTAACGATAATATTATTACCTATCTTACAGACGGTCGCAACCATTATTTCCGTTGTTCTGGCGCTTTATACGGTTGCTCACCATTAA